The genomic region cccctttttctcctgcatGCTCAGAAAGTCCCTGCTGGTCCCCAAAGAGGAAGCTGTCGGGCAACAAACTGGGGCAAGGCAGGATGCTGCCAAGCAGAGCTAGCAGAATAACCCACCAGAGCTGGGCAAGAACAAGTCAGAAGTCATCCCCAACTTTGCAAAAAGGTGTCAGACCAGGTTGCAAGTTGTTCACAGGAGAGACTGCTGTCAGGtagctaaaaaaacccagaaatataagcatttgcatttggtttttttttattattattatttataatcaTTTAAAAGGTACAGAATTTTGCAAGCAAGTCAGACCCAGCCCCTCACAACCCTCTAGGTTTCCAGCACAACTCTCCAAAGTCCACCCTTCCAAGAGACCAAGCTGTGGAAGTGCTGTGATTCACACAACTCCAGTAACCTTGCTGGAGCACCTCCAACTAGAGCCAAGTCAGACGCAGAGCAGGGCCTCAAGCAGTGATTTCCACAAGGACATGTGACCAGAAGAACTGAGCACCAGGTTACTAGGTGGTAAgaggatggggacaccaggatCTTCCACCAGCGTGTAGGGAAGCGCTGTGTACAGGCATCATGTGGTGATTAAGCACAATGGTATGGTCATAACCAGCAGTGACAAGATATGCAGACAACTGCTCTTTACAGTGTTCAAGAATGCCTCTCTCCTCTGGGACCTACACTGCCCCCAGCCTGGAGGAAATCCTGCTTTGATCTCCTTAACTGAGTGCCAGGGAGGGAGCCAGCTTCCAGGACCTTCCCTTGGACAGGGTAGGAAGAGACCCATCTTCTAATCAAGGGCTGCTGTCTGGAAATCCCCCCACCCGACTGTGACCACTCAAACCCGTGGAAAGCAAATATTCATTTCAAAACCAGGACCAAAGAGCTGATCCGACAGACAGTCAAGTGTCACGTGGTTTCTTCACAGGATGGGCATCGTGCATCAAACAGGGTAAAGTTTCTGTAAGCTTGTGGAGGATGGGGAGCAGTTAAAAGCCAACAGGAGTGGTGGCATCCATTGCTTGTGCTACTTGCCAACTGCACCAAGAACAGCTGCCAGCTGGCTCCCACAAGGGCTCTGGAGCATCTGTCCATCAAGTGACTGACTACATCAACGtctcagtttcttcttcttcttgcgGTTCCGGTCCTCACTGCTGTCATCTGCCTCGCTAGCACTGGGGGTCACAGCCCGCtggatgacttttttttccactgcataTTCCTGCTCTCCTACACTGGGGTCTCCCTTGACCAAGAACTCCCCTTTCCGATAGGTTATGGAGACATTGGTCCGTGGGTAGGTGCCATAAACCCTCCGGAGATCATCCTTCACAAATTCTGGGAGGTCTTTCCTTGGTCCAAACACCTTTCCGAGCTTCCCCCATTGAAGCTCCCCTCTCATTGTGAAGCCTTCTGGCCACGTGTCTCGATACTGATCTGACCTCTGGTAGCTGACGTAGGGATTGTAGTTTGCATAGGGATTGTagagagggatggggaccaCAGGAGGGAAGTGCCAGGTGTAGTATGGACGGAAGTAGGGATTGGAGGCACTGTAGAGATGATGATACTCCACCTGACCTCCTGCGTAGTCAGGGTAGCCATTCCGGTCCACCACAAAAGTGATGGGTCGGCTGTACAAGTTGTGCATGTGGATGGGAGGGAACATCACAGAGCTGGTCATGTCTTCTGCTCTCCCAGTCCGCAGTGGTGGGTAGGTGTAGCCAGAAGGTGGGATCATGGTTGGGTAATACTCCCGCGGCACAAAGCCAGACTGGTACATGGTACAGGAACTGGGGTTTTACACAGGGGACATTTCTCCAGAGGGGTTGCTGAGTCTCAAAACCTGTGAGGACAGGATGGGAAGAGAAACAATTTACATTGGTTATATACATTCCAGAACCAGGATGAATAAGGAGATATGCCTAACACTGTAAGCATACCAACCAATTAATAAAAGAAGCTCCCTGCATCTGCAGCTTGCAGGGGCCGTAACATACCAAGAACAAGCAGAGCCGCATTGCCAGCCACTGCCTGTTAACTACTCAGCAAGACTCATCATTTAACCCACCCAGATCTCGGAGTTACAAGGATGGGAACAAGCTGGCATAAAAACCACtgagggcagaagagatggccTCACATCCTCGTGACATGGTTTTGCACTGCTGGGAGGCAGCGAGACAGACTGCAAGAAGCTAGAGACCCTTGAGCAGGCATAAAAATGGGGAAGGCAAGCACAAATGAAAGtccaaaaataaagaaagcaggcaaagagaggaaagaggacacagcccagcctggctgcaaTTGTTTCAGCTGCCATCCTGCCCAGacaagatcttaaaaaaaaacaaaaaaccccacatcttcAACTGTCCTTGActctctccccatcctcccacagccctgcttctATTCTGATAAGCAAACAAGAGCTGTGCCTGCTATTTGTTTCTAGAGCAAAATCCAGGTGTATCTACATTACATGAGAACCTGTTAGAGGAAAAGGCATCTCGTTTTGGTCTCACTAGTTAACATTCACATTTAAGCGTGCATTCACCTTGAGCAACTCTGACCCACAGATGAATTTGTTCGTAGCCTGCCCTCACCAGACAATCCAAGCATCCTCCAGGGCATTAAGCAATGTCCTCCCATGACTCATTGTCCTCTCCCCAAGGGCAGGAAGGGAAGCTGTACATAGCatggggtttttaaaaaagcttgcTACCAGAGACAGGAAAAGACCAGCACAGAACTAAAGGCAGCAAGGTTtgttccctcccctcccacccccctctGGAATTCAGATCCTGTAGGTTCTTTTTGCTTCAGCCTTAACTACAGAGTTGCCTCTCACACGGGCGTTGACCAAGATGGAACTCATCCCTTAGTCCAGTGCTTTCCTCCAGCCTAACAGGAAATTTGGCAGTCCCCCAAGAACCTGCCTGCCACAAGCAGTACTGGGTACTACACAAtggaggtttttcttttgtcaacCAGCACAAGTTGTTCCTGTCCCTTGAGGTGCATAATCTGCACTAGCTCAAGCCTGCTTTTGCCATGGGTGCAAAGCTAGAAGTCTATCCGCTGCACAGGGGAACAGCACTAGAGTATTTAGACAAGACCAGGGAGTACCCTTAAGCAAGAGCTGCAGCCTAGAGGCAAAGCCCATCATAACCATCATCTCCCCACataggaggaaagaaagaagaaagaacgaaagaagaaaaaaaagttcaaccTATTTCATTAAAGCACTTACAAAGAAAGGCTCAAACAACttcaagcaaaataaagcaagctgaaaCAGCTTTCACTGAGGTCTCCCCAGCTCATTAGCAGGtgttggggaggaggagagcaggcacCCTGATGTTTCCTGCATGTAGCCCAGCTCACAACAGAGCGTAGCTCAGGCACTCACTAGgcaagggcagggctgggtgcccctCTGTGCACGAGGGCTCCTAAACGTTTATTCCTGAGTTTTCCGAACCACTCTGAAGAGGTTTAGAGCTGAGCCTCCTGCAGCAAGGTGCTCCACTGCACCTTCTTTGAGCACACGTCGTTAGACCTTTATTGAAATGAGACTATTAGCTGGTTTCCAAACACATTGCCTGCCTAACTTACTCAGAACCACCACAAAAATCTAGAGGGGTATTGTATGTCAATAGCAGTATGAGGTgggtaaatgaaataaatggcCTCTTAAAAACCAGTTTCAGTGCCTCTTTTAATCCAGGTCAACCCTGCATCCCTACTGAGATCCACAGTATCACTTCCATAGATCTCATCTGCAGAGAGACCACATAGGTATTGCATCCAttgagcaaaacaaagcaagtccAGCTTACCCCTCCTGCTGGATCACAGTGTGCTGCTTCATGCCAGTttgggacagccctggggaagcTGTTATCTCAGCTAGTTGATGACCAGCTCATGCTCAAAAAACTACAAATGGTCCATCTAACATCCGCTACAGCACCCTGCATTTTGGCTGGCAGCATCAGTGCTCCTGGGCTTTCCCAGTAGCTGGAGGAGAATGGGGTAACAGGCCATCTAAACCACTCAGGTCTTAGCACTGAGGCATCCCACAGCTATTAATTGCTTTGATTTTGCACTCGAAAATGATAAGGGGAACAAGCTGGTGGCTCAGCCAGGCAGGATGGCCCACAAGAGGAAGCAAACTGAAGAGATGAGAGGGGGAATGAGATGAGGATTAAGCAGGACTGGGAGTGCTTCAGGGCAGCATTGTCACATGCCTGACCACAGAAGTGAAGACATTTCCCTGGAAGCAGATCACCCGGGAGGAGGGTGTTGACAGCCGACACAGCGTAGACTATACTTCACAGCTCCAGAGGAAGTCCGCAAACCCCTCAGGGCAAGCCTTGGCTTGGTGGCTGGGGCTCTGgctggctttgcttttcctgggcTCCACCGCACAGCTGCCTGGCactgctctgtccctgcctgcttCCCAACGCAGAGCTCTCCCCCTGTGCCTGAGCACCAGAGGTCTCAGGACTGCCCCAACACAGGCTTGCCTTTGCAAGCACAAGGGCCCAAATCCCAGCTCCTGGCTTGCAGGGCACAGCGCTGCTCTGAATCATTAGGTGTGCTGCAGCAACGTTTTGGTATGCAGGAGGCACaaggctcctgccctgcccctccagagctgcagccttGTGCTCCCAGGGGCTGGCAACATGGTTTACCCCACCATTACACCAGTGCCTGTTCATATAGACCTTCAGGCTGCTCCAGCTTCCAGAGGCAGATTTTAGGAGACCCTGCTAGactctgcagggctgagctAGGGTGTGACAAATCCATGTGTACGGGAAGAGAGAGGGCTTAGAGAGCCAGTACCAGCTTGCCTGACCCTGTCCCACCGTCACTGGGAGGTGAGAGCAGGCAGTGCTTCAGGGAAAACAGGATTTGCCAGGAGGGTGATCTTTTGTTAGGCCACCTGATAACCAGAAGGTATCAAAAGccagatgcttaaaaaaaaaaccaacccccaaatGCCAACATTACCTAGTGGTACCCCTTGAGGGGAGGGTCCAACCTCCACTcagtctcctctccccttcctctttaCCTGCTCCTACTTCCCTCGTTTCTCCAGTGCCAGCAGCCAAAGGCTGCCCTGGCTTTGGAAGTGAACATCTAACAGCCTCCagctctcttccctgctcttcaGGAGCTGGAGGCTGTTAGATGTAGGACCAGAATGGGAGAGGGGATCCTGGCTGATCTTTCTCTCCAAGCTACCATCCACTTTCTTCCCTTGCTCCAATTTCAAGTTCTGCTATGCCTTGGGAAAAATCACCACATCTGTTGCCTGGCACCTGGATGTCCTGAGCAGGAAAGTGCAAAACAGTCCTTAAAGCTGAAGCTGAGCTCTGCTAAATGCCTCTTTGGTCCCAAGGGTCACTAACAGCCATCAATATACACCAGCTCCTTGGTGGCACAGACTGAAAGGGTGGATGGGCAGGCACCATGCTGTCTGTGCCCAGGAGCCAAGCCTCCCCAGCCAGGGCACCAGGAGCTGTGTTTGCCAGCAGGGAGCAACAAGGGACCAACCCAGTAAGAAAGGCCACAGGGAGAGACAAGGCAGCCTCCCCCTTCAAGCCTTTCCAGCAATTTTGACCTTGCTGGAAAAGGGTTCAACCCCACTTGGCTGGAGCTGAATGAGAAgccaggcacagaaaaaaaaaagaagaaactccCAAGAAGGTCACAGCCAGATGGAATGAGATTGACATCTCTGCTTGGTGAGAACATGATACTTCAGACTCTTCCCAGGCTTGCCACAGCTGACTCCAGCAACCCCCCCCACCCACCGCCCAGCCATCCGGCAGGGCCTCTTCCCCCGCACACGTCTTGGTGCGGGTTGAGGAGACTGACACCACAGCTCCCAAAATACTTGATCTGCTGAGCAAAACGTGCTTCAGCGCCAGCTGACCCAGGCAGAGTTGCCATGGAGCAATCAAGCAATGTTTGCAATACAAAGCCAGAGAGTACACTTGATAGCTCAAGTACAGAGAAGATTTTGTTTCACCGCTCTATTACACAGTTACTACAGGTGATGAATCCATCACTAGTTAATACAGAAATGCCCAAGGCTGGTAGGGCTTTTCTAGTAtctaaagcagcagaaattacTTCCTAGCATTACAGAAGACCATGGTTTTGCTGGACATGCCTCAGGACAGTAAAGCTTTACTATCACCCAAGCTAGCTTTGAATTTGGGGAGCTTTCTGTTTAAGTAGTCGTGGAACACAAAAACCACTGtgagctgcagaaaacagatgaagatgTAAATATTGAAATCCATGCCAGACTGCACAGTCTCTAGGAGAGAGATTCAAGTGAGCCTGACAGTAGC from Ciconia boyciana chromosome 8, ASM3463844v1, whole genome shotgun sequence harbors:
- the C8H10orf95 gene encoding uncharacterized protein C10orf95 homolog, whose amino-acid sequence is MYQSGFVPREYYPTMIPPSGYTYPPLRTGRAEDMTSSVMFPPIHMHNLYSRPITFVVDRNGYPDYAGGQVEYHHLYSASNPYFRPYYTWHFPPVVPIPLYNPYANYNPYVSYQRSDQYRDTWPEGFTMRGELQWGKLGKVFGPRKDLPEFVKDDLRRVYGTYPRTNVSITYRKGEFLVKGDPSVGEQEYAVEKKVIQRAVTPSASEADDSSEDRNRKKKKKLRR